A genomic region of Cannabis sativa cultivar Pink pepper isolate KNU-18-1 chromosome 1, ASM2916894v1, whole genome shotgun sequence contains the following coding sequences:
- the LOC115706290 gene encoding mini-chromosome maintenance complex-binding protein — translation MVGMAYDCFANPLGAVRSTFDKAIASGADPASFANADWGALDVFRHFLSDQNGLSQVPILNHKTISRIQPNTLVRFRGMIQDMLGNEFYVGAYKDGSVWRTNKFTDVCQSPMGSSSDMRIWERRLVYCVPVPGQNSWAESFSDANVYKSMDWASPQREKRPRLDEEALDSMDTLDSDDVIEGSSTKKMREDGHTSQDNLPQELITGTCSSASVTPNNEKDSLPCLVKIYDTLESDLKLNEVFEFIGVITPDLDGIVDKVEHDDFENGFREDDALAHLPRSKVPYLHCFIHRKLAVQDFLQSSPTLEPKPQVIKEIREALLRHLTDVLGNDGLSAHFVLMHLLSKVHSRDDIVTVGNLSLNLTGFSKENVSVFGTQLSLAIKNLLPFTHYMPLTVGYLNTASLAPKKDYEANRLITGSLQLAEGSHLIIDETRLDAGTLNYVGVDNARLLKHLMVMHKVEYDFKYYKMDMAADIQLLIFSEGKSNICPADLVIPFQPSSVASSQASTEAVEAWRWYLATLRTLAHSIDSEMQTVIENDLVEARQADRSLGSQDFSSLLTMARLMSMSYGETSLSLEHWQMVKELDRLRRERLK, via the exons ATGGTGGGAATGGCCTACGATTGCTTTGCCAACCCTCTTGGGGCCGTTCGATCGACCTTCGACAAAGCCATTGCTTCCGGCGCCGACCCAGCTTCCTTCGCCAACGCTGACTGGGGGGCTTTAGATGTCTTCCGCCACTTCCTCTCTGATCAGAATGGCCTCTCTCAG GTGCCGATTCTGAATCACAAAACCATAAGTAGGATTCAGCCCAACACTCTGGTTCGATTCCGTGGTATGATACAAGACATGCTGGGGAATGAGTTTTACGTCGGTGCTTACAAG gATGGCTCCGTGTGGAGAACCAACAAGTTTACGGATGTTTGTCAATCTCCAATGGGTTCTTCTTCAGATATGCGAATTTGGGAACGACGCTTGGTCTACTGTGTTCCG GTTCCGGGCCAGAATTCATGGGCTGAATCGTTTTCTGATGCAAACGTCTATAAAAGCATGGATTGGGCATCTCCTCAAAGAGAGAAGCGCCCTAGATTGGACGAGGAAGCTCTGGATAGCATGGATACACTT GACTCTGATGATGTGATTGAAGGTTCTAGTACCAAAAAGATG AGAGAAGATGGACATACTTCACAGGATAATCTACCTCAAGAATTAATTACGGGCACCTGCTCCAGTGCAAGTGTTACACCTAATAACGAGAAAGACTCTCTTCCTTGTCTTGTCAAG atATACGACACGCTGGAGTCTGACTTAAAGCTAAATGAGGTTTTTGAGTTTATTGGTGTTATCACACCAGATTTAGATGGTATAGTCGATAAAGTTGAGCATGATGACTTCGAAAATGGCTTCAGGGAAGATGATGCACTAGCGCATTTACCCAGGAGCAAG GTACCGTACCTACACTGTTTCATTCATCGGAAGCTTGCTGTTCAAGACTTTCTCCAGAGTTCTCCTACTTTGGAG CCAAAGCCCCAGGTTATCAAAGAGATAAGGGAAGCTCTCTTGAGGCATCTGACGGATGTTCTTGGCAATGATGGCCTATCTGCTCATTTTGTACTAATGCATCTTCTGTCAAAA GTTCATTCTAGAGACGACATTGTTACTGTGGGGAATCTTTCGCTAAATCTCACTGGTTTTAGCAAAGAAAATGTTTCTGTGTTTGGCACTCAACTTAGCCTTGCAATAAAGAACCTCCTACCTTTCACTCATTATATGCCACTAACAGTTGGGTATCTCAATACTGCTTCTCTTGCTCCCAAGAAGGATTACGAGGCAAATAG ACTGATAACTGGGAGTCTGCAGCTGGCTGAGGGCTCACACTTGATCATTGATGAGACCCGATTGGATGCAGGAACCCTCAACTATGTTGGGGTTGACAATGCAAGATTGCTTAAACATTTAATGGTGATGCACAAG GTGGAGTACGACTTTAAGTACTACAAAATGGACATGGCAGCTGATATCCAGTTGCTTATATTTTCGGAAGGGAAATCGAACATTTGTCCTGCTGATTTAGTTATACCGTTCCAGCCTTCTTCAGTTGCTTCTTCTCAAGCATCCACAGAAGCAGTAGAAGCTTGGAGATGGTACTTGGCTACACTTAGAACATTGGCTCATTCTATAGATTCAGAAATGCAGACG GTGATAGAAAATGACTTGGTTGAAGCAAGGCAAGCAGATCGAAGCTTGGGTAGCCAAGATTTTAGCAG TTTGCTGACAATGGCCCGTCTAATGTCAATGAGTTATGGGGAAACGTCTCTCTCTTTAGAGCATTGGCAGATGGTGAAAGAGCTAGATAGGCTGCGACGAGAGCGGCTCAAGTGA